In bacterium, the genomic window AAGCCCCCGAGGGATTTAAAGACCTTTCTTTTGCATTTTGAGTTTGTATCGGCATGCCCCAAGTAAACCCCGCATTCGAAACATTTGCGAAGATCAAGGTGGTAGGCGTCGGTGGATCCGGCGGCAAGGCGATTTCTCGCATGATACAGCACAAGATACACGGCGTGGAATTTGTGGCCATCAACACCGATGCGCAGGATTTGCATTTTTCCAACGCTCCCACCAAAGTACATATCGGCAAGAATCTTACAAAGGGATTGGGCGCGGGCATGAATCCGGAGGTGGGAAGGCAGGCGGCGGAAGAAAATCGTGACGAAATCCAGCAAGTGCTGAAAGGTTCGGACATGGTGTTTATTACCTGCGGGCTCGGCGGCGGAACCGGAAGCGGCGCAGGCCCTATAGTTGCCGAGGCAGCACGGACGGTTGGCGCGCTTACCATTGGTGTCGTGACCAAGCCGTTTTTATTCGAGGGTGCGCAGCGAGCGCGTATCGCGGAAGACTCCTGGGGACAGCTTCGCGATCAGGTGGACGCGCTCATTACTATCCCAAACGACCGATTGCTGGGCATCATTGACCGAAAAACTCCCATTTTGGAAGCATTCGCTATCGTAGACGATGTCCTGCGGCACGGCGTTCAGGGTATCTCGGATCTGATCACGTACCCCGGCCTTATCAACGTTGATTTTGCCGACATTAAAGCCATTATGAAAGATGCGGGATCTGCCCTGATGGGCATCGGAAAGGCCACAGGAGAGGACCGCGCAATTCAGGCGGCGAGACAAGCCATAAGCTCCCCCCTGCTGGAAATTGCCATTGATGGCGCACACGGGGTACTTTTTAACGTGAGTGGTGGAGAAGACCTGACCATGGCGGAGATCAATGAGGCGGCGCGCATTATCACCGAGTCTATTGACCAAGACGCGAAGGTCATCTTCGGATCGGTTGTTAACGACAAGCTGCGCAAGGGTGAAATAAAAATAACCGTCATTGCAACGGGATTCGGCGGAGACGGCGCTATAAAAAGGA contains:
- the ftsZ gene encoding cell division protein FtsZ, encoding MPQVNPAFETFAKIKVVGVGGSGGKAISRMIQHKIHGVEFVAINTDAQDLHFSNAPTKVHIGKNLTKGLGAGMNPEVGRQAAEENRDEIQQVLKGSDMVFITCGLGGGTGSGAGPIVAEAARTVGALTIGVVTKPFLFEGAQRARIAEDSWGQLRDQVDALITIPNDRLLGIIDRKTPILEAFAIVDDVLRHGVQGISDLITYPGLINVDFADIKAIMKDAGSALMGIGKATGEDRAIQAARQAISSPLLEIAIDGAHGVLFNVSGGEDLTMAEINEAARIITESIDQDAKVIFGSVVNDKLRKGEIKITVIATGFGGDGAIKRNIERSRATIEDLGDMSTVRVLPKQNGNGYGANTPTSQNGNGKHASVIQPSAGQQKKSFFDEIIKVGSVDEDEFEIPAFIRKKMK